The window CAGCATTTCTGTATCCTGTTGCATTGTTCAGATATCATTGCAACATACCTTCAcatgttgtgccatctgcaagcTAGCATACTTTACACTCTTGCCTCCCTTCCTCCAGGTCATAGATAGTAAATAATTTAGAATTAAGAACTGATCCCTACAGGCGCTCCAGTTAAATATTTCTAGGTAGAGAAAGCCACATTATTCCAATTATGTCATTTCAGAAATAGCCAATCCATATTATGACACTCCCCCAAAGATCAAGAGCTCTTGTGACATTGTTGAGGCAAAGTGGAATAATTTGTCCATCACTTATTGTCCTAGTGGTGAGACATTGCATGTGAATAAGTGATGGTCGTACCACGATTCCGTTAGGGAGGAATTTCCAGGATTTAGACTCTTAACAGTGAAGAATTGGCAATGTATGATGGTTTTCAGAACAATGCAGGATTTGAAAGCCTAAAGCTTTGaacttatttttaataaaatgtctTGTGGATTTCACatgctttattatttttttcaccTGTATGCACTGTCTAAACTCATTAAGAATTTGAAATGTTCTTAATGTTTTATGCTAATAGGTTTGTTCTGAGAAACTTCTAATTATAGTTTCTCTCAAAGAAATTGTGAGGGAAGAAAATCTTATAATGGGCTTGACTTTTTAAAATGTGAATGTGATAATGTATTAACAATGGCTGAAGCATAAACATGGTGATTATGCAAGCCTTGGAATCCCAcactaataaatttctgctgagaaATCTGCAGTTATGAGCTAGACAGGGTTAGGCTTTTCAAATAGGGCTGTTAGTCTTGCTGCGGGCAAAATAAGAGTGGACTTGCATGATAACAGGAAAAAGAGGAAAATATGAATATTCTTAATCAAATCTACTTaatcctcagaatcagaatttattgtcatgaacaaatcatgaaatttgttgttttgcggcagcgtcatagagcaaacgttcatattataaccatattgCACCGttaccttttatttttaaaaaactaaaaataataGTGTACAAAAAGAAGGCagtctctttagttcattgattattcaggaatctgatggcagcggggaagaagctgtccttgtgccattgagtgctcatctttaggctcctgtacctctttcccgatggcaacaGAGTGAAGAGtcaatggcctgggtggtgggggtctttgaatatagaggctgcttttttaaagtcACTACATggagatatcctcgatggaatgaggtctggtgcctgtgttgtCGCAGGCTgaactaacaaccctctggagtttattcttgtcctgggagttgatgcctccataccaggcattgatgcaaccagccagaatgctctccacagtacacgtgtaggagtttacgagagtcttcagtgacataccaaatctcctcagagatTTTGCAGGCAATATTgcaggcgagccttctttgtgattgcatcaatgtggaggctccagatccatggagacgttgacacccagaatttgaagttcttgaccctctccactactgagcccttgatgaggactgagtcgtgttctcctgactttcttctgaagtccacaatcatctccttggttttgccgaTGTTGATCACAAGgttattgtcattacaccattcaatgaactgatctagctcccttctgtacgcttcctcattgccgttatgattctgccaacaattgtggtgtcatcggcaaacggagatggcattagaattgtgtctggccacagtcatggatgtataacaagtagagcattGAGctcagcacacatccttgaggtgcacctgtgttgataatcagtgaggagactttgtttccaattcatactgactgtggtcttccaatgagaaagtcaaggatccagttgcagagggggtatagaggcctagagtttgtagcttcttgtccagcatgaagggaataatggtgttgaaggccgagctgtagttgatgaagatcagctgtatgtatgaattactattttcaaggtgatccagagctgagtggagagccagcaatattacatctgctgtggagtgtttGTAACGATAGGTGAATtttagtgggtccagatctttgcttaggtacgtgttaattctggccatgaccagtctctcaaagcatttcaacacagtagtcattgagacagCTCACACTGCTCTTGGGAACTAGGATAATTGATGCACTTTTGAAGCAGGTAGGAGGGAATCTCGGACTGCCGCagtgaaaggttgaaaatgtctgtgaacactccggctagttggttggcgcagattttcagtgccctgctgtcagggcctgacggcttgcaagggttcaccctcttgaatgatgttttgatgtcaccctcagagacatatcacagggtcctcagccttttcagggattctaatcGGCACtgcttggttcttcttctcaaagtgggcatacaatgtgttcagctcatcgggtagtgaTGTTGTGAAGTCTAATGTGAATTAGATGTCTGCTGATTTGATTATCtgtgattttaaaataattgaattcATTATTTACACTAGTTGATGATTTACTGAAAACTGATTTGACCAGGGTAATCAGGATAGAGCATCCTTGAGGAAAAGAAGGTGCACAAAGAAATTGGGAACACAGATCTTAGAATAGAGTTGTAATTCAGAAGTAGGAGCAATCAAAAAGCAGGTTTAGAACACTGAAATATAAATCTGATTGATAAATTTGCTGAGCTGCAGGCAGATGCCTTTTGCCAAGAATTAAACTACTTTGACTATGGTTTTCCTCTGCACCTTGGATGCATAGTACAGCACAGCACAGTCtgggtcctttggcccacaatgttgcgtCGACCTAGATAAACCTATTCTAGCATCAATCTAACACTTGGCAAcctcagcccataaccctctatttttcttacatccatctcaagcaccttttaaatgtccttattgtactcTCCTCCATAGCAACCCCCTGCAACTCATTCAAGGCTCCCAtcacagtattttaaaaaaaacttctgatGATATCTTCCTTGAACTTTCCTCcagtcaccttaaacagatgtctttggtattggccattgctgccctggggaaaagatcaTGGCTGGCCactttatctctgcctctcaccTCAATAAAGATACCTCTCATTTGTCTGTGGCTTTGAAGAGTTAAAAGTCTGAGCTTGGTcaacctttcttcaaaagatacattctccaatccacacaacatcctggtaaatcatcatcctggtaaatcatcttCAATCCGCACAGCATCCTGGtaaagatacattctccaatccacacagcatcctggtaaagatacattctccaatccacacaacatcctggtaaagatacattctccaatccacacaacatcctagtaaatcatcatcctggtaaatcatcttCAATCCACACAGCATCCTGGtaaagatacattctccaatccacacaacaacctggtaaatcatcatcctggtaaatcatcttcaatccacacaacatcctggtaaatcatcatcctggtaaatcatcttCAATCCACACAGCATCCTGGtaaagatacattctccaatccacacaACAATCTGGTAaatcatcatcctggtaaatcatcttcaatccacacaacatcctggtaaatcatcatcctggtaaatcatcttcaatccacacaacatcctggtaaagatacattctccaatccacacaacaacctggtaaatcatcatcctggtaaatcatcttcaatccacacaacatcctggtaaatcatcttcaatccacacaacatcctggtaaagatgcattctccaatccacacaacatactggtgaatctcctctaaatcttccacatcctttccataattaggcttccagaactgaacacaataatctaagtgtggtctaaccagagttttatacacCTGCAAAATTACCTTGCAGCTATCAATCTAATGTCGGCCAGCACTCTATAGACCTTCTTAATCATTTTATCAGTTTATTCAGCAATCTTGAATCTGTAAACTTGGTCACTGTCAAGGATCATGCCATTAACCCACTctttagattttaattttttttatttttgaatttaaacatacagcacagtaacaggcccttttggcccacaagcccgtacatcctgcttctcttttccccccacccctcaacgATGTCTACGGatattcatgttttacttccatggatcctgtgcctcatgactttttcaATGATCCTaccatggggaactttgtcaaattactaaaatccatatacaccacatccacctTTGTCCATTtcttttgtcacctcttcaaaaatgcATTTGGATTGGGTGAATTTTTTACTTGTATTTCCAACCTTCTTAGTGCCACATTCTACTTATTTTTCCAGTCAATTTTCTTCTACCTCTTCTatgactcaatttttttttaattgccattgcAGACCACTACTTTTCTTGAGTACTGGAGCTCTACTTGCTgaaatttctttcttgagttaACCCAATAAATCAATAGTTGATTCTACAAAAATAATTTGTATCacctaattttatttaaaatgtacttAAATTGTGATTGGAGAAAATAAGGATAAATAAAATatcctaaatatttttaaaatccagtTAGCAATCATTTCAACTTTGATGACTAGATTTGGCAAGGGATGGAAGTGGGATTTCCATTTCTGGCTGATATAATTTGGTTAGATCACTTCCATGCAACACAAAAAGTATGACATTTTGGGAAGCACACAGAGTACAGATCTAGCCCATGAGAAATGGATCGTTGAATCCAGATCTGATAAAtcaagttgattttttttaactgattaTCTTTCCATCTACTTTGATAGTTATATCAGTACATAATATCTTTTAGTTtgggtaggtatatataggtcgtCCCCAATTCATGGACCGATGACCTGTATTGTGCTGACATGTTCTGttaatataatttgtttaaatTAGTGGAAACCTTGATTAGCATAGCACACAtggtttatttttcatgttttgatAAACGTCTGTCGACATATTTAGCCTAGAGAATCATGTATGATGATGCATTATTGTCTGTTGATAGCCAATTGATCCACAAAGCTTGAAAATGTAGAAACATTAATGTTTCAATAATCCTGGCCAATGCAGTtctcttgaaaaatattaatggAAAGCCAAAGTTTTCTTTCTGAGAAATTGACCTGGATATCTTACTATTTATTACTATttcacatatataaatatattaatttgGAGTTCACATTCAACGAGTTTGACAGGGCAGTGGAATTTCAGGTTATCTGCGTATGATTATTTTCAGAGGTATTAAATATTAAGATCTATGGTGGTCTGATACAGATGTTTTATATTTTGAAGGTGATCCTTGACTCCTCCCtactgaattgtttttttttcctgtgtagaGCTGAATGATTTTATTATCcagctggatgaagaggtggaaggaatgCAAAGCACGATCATGGTTCTGCAGCAGCAACTGAAGGAAGCACGCCAGCAGTTGGCTCAACTTCAAGGACAACAACAGCTTCACCAGGTGCTACCCTCTAACACCTGTAGGACTCCAGTCCTTGAGCCTTCCGCACAAGCAGAAACCATTAGTAAAGACTGCAGCAGAATAGTCAATGGACCAAGCAATGGTGATTCGTCTCCGCAGGGGAGAGCAGCAGCTACTTACCAAGACAAGACTAATCTTTACAGAGAAGGAAGCAGCACAGAGGATGATTTTCCATCATCTCCTGGGAGTGGGAATAAACTTTCAAACCACAGTGAAGAGAGGCTGGACCGAGCAGGCAGCAGTAGCATGTATCAGCTAGGTCCTGGATATGAGAGTGTAGACTCCCCTACTGGTAGTGAGAACTCTCTTACTCAGCACTCAAATGATACAGACTCTATCAATGACCCTCAGGACGATAAACCACTTCTTGTGAAAGGTACTAGAACTATGGGTTCCCGTCATGTTCAGAATGGGTTGGACTCAGTCAGCACACAGGGGTcagttttgtaacatttaatggGCTTTGTCTGCAGTCTTTTTTTATATAGTGTTATTTCATTTGGCTGACGGCTGTCCGGTGACTGATAAAGGTAGTGTGTAACTTCTGTTAAAAATTCAGCCTTTTTGTGTTTTGCTTTCTTGTAAAACTGTTgcaactgtttaatttttttaaagcatcATAATTGCATTGGCTGTTTCTGAAACGATGTTGATACATGTAGACCCGAGTTATTTTTATATGATTTAATTTGAATAAAATGTATTATAGCAACTTTAACATGGGAGAAATTGTGCAAAACTGGGAACAGTACATCAGAAGTCCAGTGGAATGTTAATTGCATTTTACCCCACCCCAGTATACAGTTCTGCAACAGAAAAAAGTTGCATCACCAATGTGTGCGATGATTATGTTAGCTTGCCAAATGCAGTAGTTACTTTTCCAAAGGAAGTTTGGATGTTGTACTTGGCATATTCAGGTTTTGTGTAGTTTGTATTAACTACAGTGACATTTTACACAATCCATGTGTGTGCATTTTCCCCAGTGACATGGCTGTGCTTAAAAAAAATAGTGTACATTGTTACCCAGTTTCTAGGCAAGAGTTGTTTCCTGTGTAATGCATATTCTGTGAAACCCCCAGAAATCCCTCACATGTACTGACCAAACTTAATAAAGTCTTTTAATAGCCGATATCTTGAACTTTACTCTATGGAGTTATTTGCGCTGCTTGTGATGTACAGAACAAGGTCTTTCTAGTTCATACATAATTTTTACTAAAAATATCGTTCTCTTGAGGATAGCCTTCATGGAATAAACCAAAATACTCTCTACCGTGTCACTGGAGTCTGGGGGGGTCATCTATTTTCTGTTGTTTTGAGCTCTTCTAACAGTGAAACTCAAGTGAAAAACATGTGGAATGCTCCAGATACAAATATAAATGCCCACAGGCGCATTGTTAATTGCTACATTATATCTGGAATTTCGATTGAACAACACAGGAAGTTATCACACCTGGTTGCTCTTTGGAGCTGCCTAATTAAACCATTACTATGCACAAAACAAGGCTCTTTAGAGTTCTCTGAAGTACAGCCCATTGATTGCATGGATTTGAGAAAAATGGCACTTTTGGGCAGCATGTCTACTTGTAGTTACTTGATTCATCTGATGTTTGTAATGTTTAAATCATTTCCTACTCCGTCCAG of the Narcine bancroftii isolate sNarBan1 chromosome 4, sNarBan1.hap1, whole genome shotgun sequence genome contains:
- the wtap gene encoding pre-mRNA-splicing regulator WTAP; this translates as MTNEEPLPKKVRLSESDFKTLSRDELCSRWKQQEVYVHALETKCSELSSNDVSGLRESEEKLKQQQHESARRENILLMRLATKEHEMQECTNQIQYLKQVQLPSAAQLRSTLVDPSINLFFLKMKTELEQTKDKLEQAQNELSAWKFTPDSQTGKKLMAKCRMLIQENQELGRQLSQGRIAQLEAELALQKKYSEELKSSQDELNDFIIQLDEEVEGMQSTIMVLQQQLKEARQQLAQLQGQQQLHQVLPSNTCRTPVLEPSAQAETISKDCSRIVNGPSNGDSSPQGRAAATYQDKTNLYREGSSTEDDFPSSPGSGNKLSNHSEERLDRAGSSSMYQLGPGYESVDSPTGSENSLTQHSNDTDSINDPQDDKPLLVKGTRTMGSRHVQNGLDSVSTQGSVL